TATATCTAAAGCCAAGCTAAAAGCGGCAACGAATAAATGTCTGCGTTTAATTTTAAGGAAAGCTGTGTACATTTCATTTATAACTGCAAAAACACCAAATTTTCTAAATACTACTAGCAGCACTATGACTACGTCTCAATCAATGTCcaatttcttgaaatttcCCTCAATGCCAAAGAGGTCGGAGGCATTCTTGGCCTTGCCGGGCCTAAGCTTTTCGTTCACCTGGTGACGCGTCTCGAATTCCAGCATTTCCTTGCGATTGTCCAGCAGTTTCTTGTAATAGATTTCTGTGTAGAAAGATAGgggaaattaatgaaatataatataataatattatcttattcgaaaaattaatatatatatattatatatagataatataattttatattaatttttttaataagataATCTTATCTAATTATCTTTCGAAAACACAAACCCACCTTTGGCCAAACTGCTCTCCTCTAGTTGACCTCCGTATTCCTTGGGCAGCATTTCTTTTGGAACAAACTTGTAAAAGTCATTTATATCGCTGTGCATGTGCAGGACACTCGTCAGTTCCTTCTTCATAAAAGGCGTCATCAAGGCCAGAATCTTGTCCATGAAGGgtacaatatttataaagtgAAACCCTATCAATCGGATGGCCGCCGCTTCCTAAAAAGATTTGCCActtgattttttcttcttatcAAAAATTCACTTTAAAAAGCTCTTAACCTGCAGGTAAAAGAGAAACTTCTTCATCTGCAGCAGACCAATGCGAGCCACATGGCCCAGGGAGGTGCCCTTCAGGTCGATCACTATCACGTGACCCGGCTGTATGCCATCCTCGTACATCCAATAGTCGAAGACCATGCAGTATCTGCAAGATACAAAAGGGAAGGTTAAGGCAAGGACCGTATCTGCAAGATACAAAGGGAAGGTAAATGCAAGGACTGCataaaaaatcttcaaaaaataaataaattcaggcTCGAACTGGAAATTCAGTATACAATTCTGGTTTGAGTTAATGTTTGAACTTAttgagttttttatttatttatttactactAAAGCATTACGAGTTCTAGGAGCTGTTTtatagaatataaaatatcatgTCGAGTCATTGCGACATCATCTCCTGTACTACAGCTGGACATGTTTATAGACCATGTACTGGCTTAATTGTTAACTCTTAATTGACTGCCATTATACAGCAGATTATAATGATCGCTGTGAGTGCCACAAGCAGATTAAGGCGCAGTATCTCGAGTGTGTATCTCTCTCTTTGTATCTCAGTAGCCGGAATTGCTGAATCTGTGAGCTGTGCGTGCTTTCGGTTGCATTGAATTTGCGGTTTTTTAGTTGGGGATAGCACAGCACACACTACTACTAAAATATGAatcgttaaaattgtcaaaaatcaacaaaaatgtcgatttttttaaatttaaaatttagtatgcGGATTTGTTAACCAAGAAAAAcatagcacagaaaagctttccgaattgaatttgattcatttttgacttagttatgggttttttaactttgatttgtcaaaaaaattatcataaaaacaagaaaaaaagctaactttggccagccaaagtttgtatacccttgcaggtaacaattaaaatatatcataactaagccataaatgcattaatttcgattcggaaagcagttttgtgttagtttttattaatttaaaaaaactgcataccaaatttaaaatttaaaaaaatcaaaatttttggccatttttgctcattttaatGAGCAAacccagccaaagtttgtatacccttgcaggtaacaattaaaatatatcataactaagccataaatgcattaatttcgattcggaaagcagttttgtgttagtttttattaatttaaaaaaactgcataccaaatttaaaattttaaaaaatcaaaatttttggccatttttgctcattttaatgagcaaaccccttatcaaatttcgcaaaaatggccaaaaaatcgatttcttccggacatgtctagaaattttcgcctgttgatgctgatcaggaatatatatggtttatggggtcggaaatgattccttgacttagaaaaatattattttgtattataaaatcggattttttatattaaaaaacttgttgattatctttaaattaaaaatatcataactcggccaaaagagcattaattttaaatcggaaaactgttctgtgcaagattttctacaggtaataaatctgcatacttcatttaaaaatgtgaaaaattcaattttttatcaaaatcaacaatgttaatgatgtaaccccttataaaattttgcaaaaatggccaaaaaatcgatttcttccggacatgtctagaaagattcccctgttgatgctgatcaagaatatatatactttatagggtcggaaaggtctccttcactgcgttggaaacttctgactgaaattataatacgctgcaagggtataaatatccatttaaagaaataaaatactttcGGTCTTCTTGAAGGGTATATGATTATAGTCAGTAAAGGAGTCATTCCTGatcctataaattatatatattccctaTCAGcatcaaaaaatgtatatattttttgcttaattatTATGCTTTTAAGGTTTGATTCTcccaaaaaaagaatatatatatataaaattagggataattatgtacattttaaaaCCTCTTTGAGggtattttaatttctgtttTACTTATTTTGTTTAACGTATCTTTAGCTCACACACTCCTTTTCTAATTTTACTTACAACTTCATAACATCTGCATAGTTATAATTGGAGGCATTCAGGTCGTCTAGTTTTCCAATAATCACACGATAACCCTCAGAAGTGGCTCCAGGCAGAGGAACAATAGAACTGTTTATCAACGAAggcaaaatatgaaaaatattaataataaaaattaaaaacatatatattatatatctcCGATTTGCAAAGATGCTTGCAGGAAGCTAGACGCTTCTACCTACACCGTTTTCATGGCGCGCCTAATATCCGGCCGCTCGCTGTCGAGGTTGACAAAGAACTCATCCAGGTGGGTGCGGGCCGTGAGATTGGTGTCCAGCACCTGCTTGGCCACCTCCATGCTGTAGCGGCAGGCGTGGAAGAAGTGCAGCGCCTCGCCCTCGGAGAACCTATCCGAGATGTGCGGCTGGGCATGGATCCATTCCACGAATTTCTGCACCTCGGAACGCTTAATCACCGGAAATCTCCTGTACTGGTCCTCCAAGTCGGCTTCCCGCATTATATCGGTTTTGGCAAGGAACTACtttggatttttatttattatttttgggggGGTTGTGGTGTTTCGACAGCGGAATttacttttgattttttacgCGCAACTTGGCAACTTGGCGGTCGACTCTcgaatgaaatggaaatggaagctGGTTGCTTTCGCAAGTGAAACTGGTTGGCTGACTTGCGAATTCGGCATGCAATTTCAAGTGCTCGATGGGATCGTGTCGGGATCGGGAGTGGAGATTTTAGGGGGCTGGGACTGGGGCTGGCGTGTGCTGACTAGCCGAATCGCAGACTAGAGCCCTCCCCTATCCAACATTTCCCCCGTGATTTTTATTAGGAAAAACTGGCAACTGGCTTTGGCACACaagaagaaaaatttaaattttgtaggTGGTATTCTCTAGATGGTTTAAAATGGTACTTTTAAAgggcttttaaaaaatataatacatataataagtttattttcataaaGGAGGTTATACATtgcttctatttatttattactttatttttttatagccttaaaaataacaagaaaatcCATGAAAGCAGATTATTGAATAtcttataatattaattatcaggaatatttttaaatttaaattttaaggattttaaaacaGCCTAAAACTTTGTTTACTCTGCATCCGTTGGCTCatttcacttcacttcaccATCAGGCTGCGTGAAAATGCAGTAtgtttttcgttgttgttCGCTACCCGCTTGTGGATGGCAAatggttattattattattatttttcttctctctGGGATTACATAACATGTGATCAATGTGCGGCCGATCCATGTCGAGAGGCCAAACCGAGGcctgttattattattggcgCATGGCGTGTGCTCCAGCCCCGGCCGATCGAGAGATCTCAGCTCCTTCATCAAATCCGAAAATGTGATGCTTGACTGGCGAaaggaaattattttcttctaatataaacatatatgtatgtatatatagagatAAATGGGGTTTAAAGATATGAGAGAGCGGTACAGGCGGCGTATAcataatattgaaatataatataatataaaaattgtttgtatAAATCTTggttgtttaaatttttttattttatatattttgtcatTAATTAAGTCttgattggttttgatatatggataatttgataataaagCCGCAGAACCAGTCTAATAAAACcttattaacttttaaaacgaaaatatataatgtattCGGGAGTCATGCTTTAATTGTTTGTACCTAAGCTTAACCTATAAACCAATAAATGtataactaaatatataaatgtataaataaacatatatatttaactataaatatttatataaattgctCAACGAGCTTATGTATTCCTAGCCTCCGTCAAATGAGTTGTCACAACGCATTCGAGTTCCTCGGTGGCTAATTCCTTGAGTTGCTGCAACTTCTTCGTCTTGGTCTTTATGTGCGGAGTCTAGCTGCCACAACGGCCTCATTTCCGCGGCAGACACTTGACATTTTGCCAACAGCAGACGGAGAGACACGGAGACATGGAGACAGAGCCAAccaaccagccagccagccagaaaACCAAGCCAGGCCAAGTGAGCCGGGCCAGCAAGTGGACAACCAACCTAGGCAGTAAGCACTGACAATAAATATGGGTAAAACTACTCTGAAAAAATCTCCATGTTCCCCGCTAAAATCCAGTACAATGTGATCCATTTCTTGCAGTGTACCTGTGGCATGCTTCGCTCAGTTAAAACAGCCGGTGCGCCACTTTGGCGTGTCTGAAATTCCAAACGGATTAGAAGCCGCGCTCAAAGAGCAAACGCCAAACGGCAAACAGCAAATGTTTGCTGCTAATATTGGAAACCAGTTTGAAGAGCCAGTCCCAGGAGCGTGCACTCTAAGCGGACTTCAGGGGAGCCTGCGGGTGATCCCGTGGCAGGCCCATGGGCGCAGGTGTCACGGTGTCAGACACCGAGTAGCCTCCTTCCTCCACCTTATCCGACCCAGTGccaatttgaaattaattatccATCCCAAAATCCGAGACACAATCCAAGTTCGACTGACACGTGGGGTCAGGTGCACTCGACAAGTGGGTCAGGCAAagatatttatacatttctgTATAAgaattaaaagttaattttaattcaaattatataatatttgtcTCTAACACAATATTCATAGGTCCGTGTATTTACTTGTACctttataatatttgaaatattttctattgataaaataataaaaaattaaacaaagccTTTAGAAAACTGATTTTTCaataccttaaaatatttaaaaaattctacgTAAGCTTATTTATTCTTTCAAATTCCTTGGAAAGCTTAAAACGCACCTCAAACTCCATCGATTGACAGGCAATCGTCAGTTTTCGCAACTGGTGACCCAAAAACGCAAAAATCAATCGCAGGAATTCCTGAATGCTAATCCGGGAatcaggtttttttttttgccatcaTGAAGTTGGCCCCACAAAGGCGATAATGATCGTGGCGATGGTGGTGACAACATCGTTTTTTGGCGACGTGCCTTGCTTCGTTTCATGTTGCCGTCACGCACTGAGAGTCCTACGGGTAGAATGGCcacctcctactcctcctgctCCACCTTGAAGCCCTGCCCAGTTTCTTCAGCTGGGTTTCTCTTCTCCAACTGCATTTGGTATTTGTTCTCTGGCCATTATTCACGCATTTGACTGCATTACTTAACCTCAATTTGGCCGGCGACGTGCATCAACTTGCCACACTCCCATTCCTCCACAAAAACCACTCCCCATTCCCAGTCCCGGAGCCGAACCCACTCCCCACTTGGCTCCCGCCTTCCTGTCTCGTCCAACGGTCGCGTTTCCGTTGGCCGCCGGTTGCTCCGTTGAACAAATGAAGTTGTCGCGTCGGCTTACAACAATTTGCATATTCCCCCGGGTATCCCCACTCCTCCCCACCGGTCGTCACCCAAGCTCGGAGAGCGGATCCTGTCCTGACCGAGACGAGCTTTTTTGTCCATTCCAATTGTTCATCGACCGGGTAGAAAGATGATTCATTTTTTACAGAGCGAAAAAAGTGAATTACTTATTGAAAAAagtaatttgttaaaaaagaaatggtatataatatttaattatgattttttaaagtttggCATCTTAGAATTCTTTGGCAGTGGCATTCTCTGACTTTGAATCCATATTGTTAGAAGGCAATCTTAAtggaaattttataaataataatataagttgttaaaattaaaattaaattaaatttaaattataattcttTGGCAGTGGCATTCTCTGGCTTATATTCCATATTGGTAGAGGAGAATCTCTCTGATAATTTCAAGCTGATAAAAATtggtaaattatttaaacattttattatattaaatatattcatttttaatctctataaatttgattttttcttaCGAAATCTCTTCTTTAAGTGTTTTCTTTGCCCTCAACACCTCCTGGTCTCTAACAATTAAAGGGTGTGGAGTATGGGATACTGGTTACTGGGGACTGGGATTGAGTTGAGGTAGTAGCTAAGCACCACGCGTTCGTCGCTTGCCggttaaatcaaataataataataataaaaaaagctccGACAGTTCTCTGTGGCTGCGCGGAGCCCGAAAAAGTCTCAGGTTCGAGTCTCTGCGAAACTCGTTTTGCGCATGCGCGCCTTTTTTGTGTTACttcttttgtatttcatttaatgcggctgctctttggctctttttgtgttattttagcggtttttgttttgatttctgaTTGCCGTTCGAATGTCTGTTGGTATTGCTGCCAGCTGCCTGCTGCCGCTTTTTGTGTTGCCAAGTTTTATTTACGGTGGCAAGTGTCGCTTgacaaattgattttgatttgtttgctctttttttctgTTCGTGTTtagagcttttttttattttgtcggggcagcgaatatatatatattttttttattagggGCTTGGCAACCTTGAATGCCCAGGGAAATATACTCATTATTAATTTGAAAAGACCATTAAATTGGTTCAGTTCCCAGCCGAAACAGGAAGAGAGGCAATATCCAGCCAATTATCGCTTCCTTCGTTGCATTCGAAATTCGAAttggaaatggaaatcaaaTAGCAACAGTTGAATGCACTTCGCGGGGGTGTGGCCCTAGAGGGTGGAATGGGTTGGCAGGGGGGGAAAGAGATTGCCAGACGGAAAAGGTGACAGGGGGTTAACTAAGCATTACACGCTCGTTGGCATCCTGTTTCATGCAACAGCAAGCAACAGGATGCACACTTTTAGTGGAGAGGGTTGCTCAAGGCACTTTAAgaaaatcttataaaaatagtaaaatataaatattaagtaaataaattaaaaattataatttaatgtttataatttatggggAATATCAAAGGTTAAATAGGTTTCAAAACTTATTTAACTTATAAGCTAGCTCTTGTTAACTGATTTTtatgactgactgactgttatatttaaaaaaaaattgtaattataaaattgttcTTCCCAcctttttctccctgtgtTCCCAGCCCTGATTGGCCCTCGGAACGCCAAGCTAAGTCAGTTACAAGTAAAAAATGCCTGACAAAGCCCAGCTTTTCATCCAACCATCCATTCCAACCACTCACCGATCGCACAAAGGAACAGGCAACACAATGCCTTAAGGAAGtctacccaaaaaaaaaatagttgaaGATAATACTcatcaggagcaggagcagtcACAGGGACGAGGGTAACGTATACTCAACCCCAAACAAAGGAAGAGATCGCTTCGTCTGCGATCAGTCGAGCGTCAAGGAATCCTTAAGGAAGAAGAAAGACTCGTACGTACACCTGATGAGTTTGACTTTGACTCCGACTCTGACTGCGACACCTGAAtgttggaaaataataattagatgGTCTAGCAACCCTCTGCCGCCAGACACCGGGAGACGGACAGGTAAACAAGGTAATGGTGGTGGAATCTCAGTGGTGGCGAGTCCTCTTCCTTTTTCGTGTTCGCTTTAGTGTGAAGTGATCGTTTGACTATCTAAATACTGTCATCCATGGGTTGGTGGTGGCTTTCATACTGGTTTTTTTCACTACACTGaaggaaaattatatatattattaaagttttgaatatggtatttaaaaataacctaCAGATaatttgtcataaaatattATGGAATGTTTTCTAGAATAGTTTTTTGATTCAAATATaattatctataatttattaatattgcaATGATATTATTATTGCACTGATACCCCTTCCATATAAGAGACCATAACATTGAAAttccttttttgttaaataatataatgacAATTGATAATTATCGATATTActttctttataattattattttttctctctgcagGAAGACCTGTAGAACACCCATTACTAGGATATGCAATAGGAAGTCACCCCTTGCTGCTAACTGGAGGAGATCGCAACCGTTGCAGACGAAGATGTGCCGCGCCCTAATTAGGGGCAGGGCCTTGGTAGAGAGGCAACAGTGCATCGTAAAAATATGCGCATATCAAGAACAGCTATCTGCataattattaattcaatATTTCCTGCCCAGAACAAGACGCGACTCAATGGGGAGAAAGGAAGCAAGCACTTGACTTCAAGGACCCAAGCaacagatacatatatatatatatattaaggaAAGAGTAGGAGAAGCGAGGAAAGACACTCAACAGCCGGATGGTGGAATCGAATGAGATCAGAAGAGAAAGCACGAGAAAGGAAGTTCTGGAGGGGACTTCAACCACAACTAAGTCAATGGGAAAGGAATGCTTGGTTAAATGAAAAACACAAATTATTTCCCTAACAGGATTTTcaaggaaaataatttttaatgaaggAAAACACTTTTGGGGAAGTTTATAAGCAATTTGTTACACAATAAAATAGAAGACAGTAGGAAAATAAAACTAGAATTAAGTTGAATAACTTATTTCTTTTAGGATCCTCCAAAAAAGATCCCTTCTTTTATTTCTATCATATATTTAAGGTATTCCCTAAGAAATCCACTTCTGTGGACTTTGCTCGCCCATCTGGAACTATTTCCTCTTCCGTTTTGGAGATCCATGGAGCAGAAGCCTGCTCTGTTCTCTCtcccttttccatattttccgGGAGAGACACGCGTCGCAAGCTCGTTTCATTGTACTATAAGCCATGTATCTATCTCCTCCTCAGGCCTATCTCCTCGGGAGCtctactcctcctccagctgctaGGAGGGCAGCCATCCATTAACAGCGAAGCCTCGTCTGGCTGGGGAGATAGAGGGACACACACAGATAGAGCTGAATGGAATGGCATGGCATGACATGGAATGGGTATGTGATGGGAAATTGAATCTGTTCTCTGGGGTTCACTGAACCCCCGGCCTGGATCAAGGGGTTAGCAACCAGCGAGGATGATAAATTATGAGCACTCCCCCGATCCAGCAGGGAGTTgagttttaaagaaaaatctctTAATCGGACAGCCGGACTTGGCATTGGGAGAGCTTAGAAAGACATGTGCTTATAATTACGACTCGGCTGACCCACATTCCGCTGTGTAAGAGTTCCTGATCAGAGATGAACTCTGgagaatagaaaaataattaatttactaaGAGAAGAAATgtgaaagaatttttaataaacctTTTAGGATATATGCCTTTATTTATGATTGTTTTATAACCACCTTTAAGTGCCTCCTCGCTAGAGTTTTCCCAGGAAAATAAGGAGGCACCTGTGGCCAAGAAAAATTCTACAACTTCTTAAAGAACCGCGTCCCACTTTGCATAATTTCCAATAAAATGGCACCCCAGATCCTAAAGAAAGATATGGCATGATCTAGGGTTCCAAATTATGCGCTGTAAGCGCACTCAAGCAATGCAATTTTCATTACTTTTCCTTCTCTCCTTCTTCAATGCCGTGGAAAACGCACGTGCAGAGGGCCAAGACGATTTTCTTAGTCTTACCCTCCTGCTGGGGGATCTtctgctatatatgtatatgagaGATGAGCTCCTGAGCAACCCTCATGTGTCCGGAGCAACTACTTGGACATGGCCACTCAACTGTGAGGGAGGGAGGTAGGGTGCAGGAGACCCTGCAGGATCCGCCGATCCCAACCGAGTCCCACATAATATTTGCATCTCATTTCCGGACACTTGGCCGAGCCGAGGGTCAGCCCTTAAGTCCTCGGGGGTGGGACAGAGCGTTTGAACGGGGACACGGAAGTGGAGGAGGAGTGAGGAAACGGGACAAAGGCCAGCGGAAATGCCTTCACATGACTGCCAGGGGTGAATAATTACAATTATGTTTTGTCGGTTTCGAGGGAGGCTCTCGCCAATCGCCAGCAGATCCCTATTTCTACAGACCGATGGAGAAAAATCTCATATTAAACAAAGCTTTGCCTGTCTTTTGTAGGAAATAATATTAGAAATTAAtgtgcacagggaaaaatatattagaaaacttggttaaactttaatttttattaaatttttgggaagtttatgaaaaaataaaagcctcaaacatatgttaaaaaaatttataaaagaaaggtttttaaatattgttgaaAATATTCTCATTTTgaaaaagattttttaaataagaagatgttaaatttttcatatatttattttttctctttcattattaaaaggttttaaaatattttgtaaatattttttttttactttaaaaatgtttaacagATTTTTATAAAGGCTTTTAGTCacttttaaaaccttttctcTCCCTGCCAGGGCTctgaaacaaaaatcaaaattggtTTATGGCAATTTTCACATGGAATTTAAATGAGCTCTCCTAGGCAAGGGCGTTACGGTGACTTATTTACGATCCCCATACCACCGATTCGTTGCTGGATTTGTGCGGTTCACAATGCGTGAACCTGTTACACTGAAAACCCACAACTCACAACATCCAGCCAACCCCAACCCCAAACTCCCCCTGGGATTTGGCATTTTCCCATGATTCGTCACTCTCAAAAGGTGGTTGGGCTTTTCGAGTTGCATAATTTGTCAAGTGATTTTATTGGTTTGGTTCATGATTTTAATGACAGGCTGTACTCTATGCATGTTAATGAAACTGGaggttttaaaagaattttgtaGAGTtgaatttaaagttaaaaaatctAGGAAGGGTCACCTAAAAACTAGGAACTCTTGAAGTTAATTTTAAGCTACTTAATTTatagttataaaaaaagagttttatggaaagaataataataggaaaatagttaaaaaatgcaaactaTGTATGTTATGGTTGAATTTATCCAAAGATCagccttaatatattttaaagatttattaaaatcatttaataattataaaaattgattttcagACAACACTGATTCCTGATCACTTTATAATTGATCTAACTGCTCCTCCTCTGAGGACTTTTGATGGGAATTCTTCTCCAAAAGTTAGTTTAGAAGAAAGACCATTAATCATATTATAGGAATCCCGCACAGAGTGCGTCTATGTCTATCCCTTTTGGCCACAATTAGAAAGTCAATGACCTTCGAAAAAAAACCCTCGCCGCGAAGAAATCCAAGAATCTACAAGAATCTCTTCTCTCTGGACATTTTCGGCAAGAGATCGTCTCATTATAAATCCTCATAGATACTAGCTGGTGGAATGCCAGAGAGAACCAGGTTtgggttttcggtttttttgaGTTTTTGTCGGGTTAAAACCTACGAGCGTGTGTGtctcttctttctttttgagCAATCATCAGACAATAGAAAGCTAGACGAACCACcggcagcagaggcagcaggcGAACCACAAGAAAAGGCAGTTCAGTCAGGAAGAACAGCGCCGAAGAAGGGGCTCTGAAAGAGATGAGGGTCTcggtctcagtctcagtccgTTTTTCGGTCGTTGAACTGGAAGAGCAGAGCGGGCCAAGCGGGGGGCAACCGTCCAGATCTTCGCTTTCGAGACCCGAGACTGGAGACCGACAGTCGTAACAGTAAACAGTAAAACACGCTTCAAATGCGTACGACTTTGGAGTCCGAGTTCCGAGCTTGGACTCAGACGTGGACCTGTAAGCGGACGATGGGCTTTCTTTCGGGGgcgcatttttttttttttttttttttttgtaatggtTAAGGCCGCAACCTGTGggagcactgagagaaaatagggcgtattaaacatttaaaagccAAGAACTTTATTATTCAAAACCTTTAGgtaaaatccttaaaatttCTATGCTACAGAACCAATTTTGTTCAGTGAAAATAaggcattttaaaaatgtaaaagccAAAAACTTAAGCCTTTAGATTATAGCAATTCAATTTGTCATCAAATTAGAGTTCAAAAGGACTTCAtcttttgttaattattcgttataaaattgataaacaattttgtatttgtttttcaaaacctTAAAGTTAAATCCTTAAAATTTCTAGTCTTAAAGAACCAATTTTGTTCAGTGTAAACCTGTAAAACGCTGGTGCCCTGAAATTTGAGCCGCGTTTAGGACTTTGGCCCAGAGCTACGCCCGCAACGTGATGGTTGTTTACGAacctgttgcagttgctgcagGCACTTTGAGGGGGTTTACATacaacatacatatatagatatatttatgtatatacaaTAGGGAGGTATTTTAAGAGGGGCAGGCATACGCCCAAAGCCCATAGCCAAAAGGCCTAAAAAAGGGTTGTCCGTTTGGCGGTCGGCGCACCTGACACTCCGTCCAAAAGTGAAAAGTAAACTTTTCATGGCAGGCGATTTAAATGCATCGCCAGGTGCGCTCCAGACCCCCCTTTCTACCCTTTTTCCAGGGACGGAGCCagggaaaattatataaataaa
Above is a genomic segment from Drosophila kikkawai strain 14028-0561.14 chromosome 3R, DkikHiC1v2, whole genome shotgun sequence containing:
- the LOC108084998 gene encoding alpha-tocopherol transfer protein-like gives rise to the protein MREADLEDQYRRFPVIKRSEVQKFVEWIHAQPHISDRFSEGEALHFFHACRYSMEVAKQVLDTNLTARTHLDEFFVNLDSERPDIRRAMKTVSIVPLPGATSEGYRVIIGKLDDLNASNYNYADVMKLYCMVFDYWMYEDGIQPGHVIVIDLKGTSLGHVARIGLLQMKKFLFYLQEAAAIRLIGFHFINIVPFMDKILALMTPFMKKELTSVLHMHSDINDFYKFVPKEMLPKEYGGQLEESSLAKEIYYKKLLDNRKEMLEFETRHQVNEKLRPGKAKNASDLFGIEGNFKKLDID